Proteins found in one Siniperca chuatsi isolate FFG_IHB_CAS linkage group LG22, ASM2008510v1, whole genome shotgun sequence genomic segment:
- the gal3st3 gene encoding galactose-3-O-sulfotransferase 3: MSQKKIFLVFIAISTVSLLLHHGGHLSWTMEAFHLGCPALRSHPAPGLKPKHTNVAFLKTHKTASTTMQNLLFRFAERNNLTVALPMQACSHQFCYPRSFTSHFVHPHTLPPNIITSHMRFNKAELQRLMPNDTIYITILREPGSMFESLFSYYNQYCQSFKRVPNGSLEAFLEEPWRYYRQDEKDSMYARNTLTFDLGGDKDRTATDVAYARTFLTEVERVFSLVMIAEYFDESLVLLRHLLSWDLDDILYVKLNMRTPSSKRSLTPVLSAKIRAWNSVDAHLYDHFNASLWRQLSVLGPACVAREVRLLRRAQERLMRSCFGGRMPLLRSAAQIKNKDLRPWQPSGKVDIVGYDLPVNLTRGFSSQAQELCLKLIMPEVQYTRVLLRSQSLHYRRGYQLRPPQQSHPLQQPIRAVLPRHPQVQRSQPPPAAPGPASGTGSTSTSKPAASTQGWTTKLGPKSSQTQDS, translated from the coding sequence gACCATGGAGGCCTTCCACCTTGGTTGTCCTGCCCTCCGTTCCCACCCTGCCCCAGGCCTGAAACCTAAGCACACCAATGTGGCCTTCCTCAAGACACACAAAACGGCCAGCACCACCATGCAGAACCTGCTTTTTCGCTTCGCAGAGCGCAACAACCTCACAGTGGCGTTGCCCATGCAGGCCTGCAGCCACCAGTTCTGCTACCCACGCTCCTTCACCTCTCACTTTGTCCACCCACACACGCTACCGCCAAACATCATCACCAGCCACATGCGCTTCAACAAGGCAGAACTGCAGCGCCTGATGCCCAACGACACAATATATATCACAATCCTGAGAGAACCCGGCTCCATGTTTGAATCCTTGTTCAGTTACTACAACCAGTACTGTCAGAGCTTCAAGAGGGTACCCAATGGTTCCCTGGAGGCTTTCTTAGAGGAGCCCTGGCGCTACTACCGACAAGATGAGAAGGACTCCATGTATGCACGCAACACCTTGACCTTCGACTTGGGCGGAGACAAGGATCGCACAGCAACAGATGTGGCATATGCGCGGACCTTTCTGACAGAGGTGGAGCGCGTTTTCTCCCTGGTGATGATTGCTGAGTACTTTGATGAGTCACTGGTTCTCCTTCGCCATCTCCTCTCCTGGGATCTGGATGACATTCTGTATGTTAAACTCAACATGCGGACGCCAAGCTCAAAGCGGAGCCTGACACCGGTACTTTCTGCAAAGATCCGTGCCTGGAATTCTGTAGATGCACATCTCTATGACCACTTCAATGCCTCATTGTGGCGCCAGCTGTCAGTTCTGGGTCCAGCATGTGTGGCAAGGGAGGTGCGACTCCTTCGGCGAGCCCAGGAGAGGCTAATGAGAAGCTGCTTCGGTGGGCGGATGCCACTTCTCCGCTCAGCCGCGCAGATCAAAAACAAGGATCTCCGTCCCTGGCAGCCTAGTGGAAAAGTCGACATTGTGGGTTACGACCTCCCGGTAAATCTGACCCGTGGGTTCTCGAGCCAGGCCCAGGAGCTCTGCCTCAAGCTCATCATGCCAGAGGTCCAGTACACAAGGGTGCTTCTACGTTCCCAATCACTGCACTACCGTCGAGGCTACCAGCTCCGGCCTCCACAGCAGTCTCATCCCCTCCAGCAGCCAATACGCGCAGTCCTGCCACGACATCCTCAAGTGCAACGCAGCCAACCACCCCCTGCAGCCCCTGGCCCTGCATCAGGAACAGGGTCCACCTCCACCTCAAAGCCTGCTGCAAGTACTCAAGGTTGGACCACAAAGTTAGGGCCTAAATCCTCACAGACCCAGGACTCATAG